In one Aeromicrobium wangtongii genomic region, the following are encoded:
- a CDS encoding SDR family oxidoreductase, producing MKNVVITGSTKGVGFALAREFRRLGHSVVITGRTAEAVDSAVTTLTSGPGTGRVIGHALDVTDPDAVAALWDHAAAKLGTIDLWINNAGVAHTTAPIIETSPQDVRAMVTTNMYGTIFGSQVAVRGMIAQGSGQVFNVLGGGSDGKIRPNMGVYGATKRGLDMFTAALVKEVKGTGVRVGQVRPGILITDGWRREAATAPDQVASQRKMLNILADHAEDVAPVLVDRMLSSTKNGDAIAWLTTGKITKRFMTPGYAKKHDVLGRYGL from the coding sequence ATGAAGAACGTCGTCATCACCGGAAGCACCAAGGGGGTCGGGTTCGCCCTGGCCCGCGAGTTCCGCCGCCTGGGCCACTCGGTGGTGATCACCGGCCGGACCGCCGAGGCGGTGGACTCCGCGGTCACCACGCTGACGTCCGGGCCCGGCACCGGACGCGTGATCGGGCACGCACTGGACGTGACCGACCCCGACGCGGTCGCCGCCCTGTGGGACCACGCTGCGGCCAAGCTGGGCACGATCGACCTGTGGATCAACAACGCCGGCGTCGCGCACACCACCGCGCCGATCATCGAGACCTCCCCCCAGGACGTCCGCGCGATGGTGACGACGAACATGTACGGGACGATCTTCGGCTCCCAGGTCGCCGTCCGCGGCATGATCGCCCAGGGCTCCGGCCAGGTCTTCAACGTGCTCGGCGGTGGCAGCGACGGCAAGATCCGCCCCAACATGGGGGTCTACGGCGCCACCAAGCGCGGCCTCGACATGTTCACGGCCGCCTTGGTCAAGGAGGTCAAGGGCACCGGGGTTCGGGTCGGCCAGGTCCGCCCCGGCATCCTGATCACCGACGGCTGGCGCCGCGAGGCCGCCACGGCGCCCGACCAGGTCGCCAGCCAGCGCAAGATGCTCAACATCCTGGCCGACCACGCCGAGGACGTAGCCCCCGTGCTGGTCGATCGGATGCTGTCGAGCACCAAGAACGGCGACGCGATCGCGTGGCTCACGACGGGCAAGATCACCAAGCGGTTCATGACCCCGGGCTACGCCAAGAAGCATGACGTCCTGGGCCGCTACGGCCTATGA
- a CDS encoding alpha/beta fold hydrolase: MTSFVLVHGAFRGGWAWSRVRPLLAAAGHDVHAPSLIGAGEHVGRIAEVTGLDVWVDQVTALIELEDLSDVVLVGHSQGGLVTTAVAARVPDRIAALVHLDAAVPAPGERAVDMLPGAGTPPPRDATVPSRPASTESGEYDAATVAWLNARLTVSPVAPALDPVPAVPSTVRETFVFCARTPDGYPSGATRARVEALGVEPILIAAGHDAPLSAPAEVARILLAHSPTSPTKDSSP; the protein is encoded by the coding sequence ATGACGAGCTTCGTCCTGGTGCACGGCGCGTTCCGTGGGGGCTGGGCCTGGTCGCGGGTTCGCCCGCTGCTGGCCGCGGCGGGGCACGACGTCCATGCACCCAGCCTGATCGGCGCCGGCGAGCACGTCGGCAGGATCGCCGAGGTCACCGGACTGGACGTGTGGGTCGATCAGGTCACCGCGCTGATCGAGCTGGAGGATCTGAGCGATGTCGTCCTGGTCGGTCACAGCCAAGGTGGTCTGGTCACGACCGCAGTGGCGGCACGCGTCCCGGACCGGATCGCCGCGCTCGTGCACCTGGACGCAGCGGTCCCGGCACCCGGCGAGCGAGCCGTCGACATGTTGCCCGGCGCCGGGACCCCGCCACCTCGGGACGCCACCGTCCCCTCGCGCCCGGCGTCCACCGAGTCCGGCGAGTACGACGCGGCGACCGTCGCGTGGCTCAACGCCCGGCTCACGGTGAGCCCCGTGGCCCCCGCGCTCGACCCGGTGCCGGCGGTGCCATCGACCGTCCGGGAGACCTTCGTCTTCTGCGCCCGCACACCGGACGGATATCCCTCCGGCGCCACCCGCGCCAGGGTCGAGGCGCTGGGAGTGGAACCCATCCTGATCGCCGCCGGGCACGACGCCCCGCTCAGCGCGCCGGCCGAGGTGGCCCGGATCCTGCTCGCGCACTCCCCGACATCCCCCACGAAGGACAGCTCCCCATGA
- a CDS encoding HpcH/HpaI aldolase/citrate lyase family protein: MTAEPLRLARSALYVPGDAPDKLRSALDRGADELIVDLEDAVRPERKDLARDIVAMWLDDLPTSDVGVWVRVNPGEAGLEDIRAIGEAEGFTGVVLAKAESAADVEAASAVLDALGSAARIVPLLESGGAILRAAEIAAAPRVHRLQVGEADLRADLGVTLGPDERELLWVRSQIVVVSAASGIAPPIAPVSTDFRDLAALRASTEALARIGFVGRACIHPAQVAVVNEVFTPTAEAVAEAEEILTALAAAGSGVAVDSRGRMLDEAVARQARLVLARAHR; encoded by the coding sequence ATGACCGCTGAACCCCTACGACTGGCCCGATCTGCGCTCTACGTCCCCGGCGATGCGCCCGACAAGCTGCGCAGCGCCCTGGACCGGGGTGCCGACGAGCTGATCGTCGACCTGGAGGACGCGGTCCGTCCCGAGCGCAAGGACCTGGCCCGCGACATCGTTGCGATGTGGTTGGACGACCTGCCGACGTCGGATGTGGGCGTCTGGGTCCGGGTGAACCCGGGGGAGGCAGGGCTGGAGGACATCCGGGCCATCGGTGAGGCCGAAGGGTTCACCGGTGTGGTGCTGGCCAAGGCGGAGTCCGCGGCCGATGTCGAGGCCGCGTCCGCCGTGCTGGACGCGCTCGGCTCCGCGGCCCGGATCGTCCCGCTCCTCGAGAGCGGCGGCGCAATCCTCCGCGCGGCCGAGATCGCGGCAGCGCCCCGGGTCCACCGCCTGCAGGTGGGGGAGGCGGACCTGCGCGCAGATCTCGGTGTGACGCTCGGCCCCGACGAGCGTGAGCTCTTGTGGGTGCGCTCCCAGATCGTGGTCGTGTCGGCCGCCTCCGGCATCGCCCCGCCCATCGCCCCGGTCTCGACGGACTTCCGCGACCTGGCCGCGCTGCGTGCCTCCACCGAGGCGCTCGCCCGGATCGGCTTCGTCGGACGCGCCTGCATCCACCCGGCCCAGGTCGCGGTGGTCAACGAGGTGTTCACGCCCACGGCGGAAGCGGTCGCCGAGGCCGAGGAGATCCTGACTGCACTCGCTGCGGCCGGGTCCGGGGTCGCGGTCGACTCCCGCGGGCGCATGCTCGACGAGGCCGTCGCCCGGCAGGCACGCCTCGTGCTGGCCCGCGCCCACCGGTGA
- a CDS encoding antibiotic biosynthesis monooxygenase family protein — MIVVVSQARTKPGEQHAQAYIALNEEFGRFFRDHPGFRGRRLVRSLDDPQHFTHLRFFDAVASYEQCTSAEGYVAHTEAMYEHLEPYDSYPREYLEIVIDEPDPSGS; from the coding sequence ATGATTGTCGTGGTCAGCCAGGCCCGTACGAAACCGGGGGAGCAGCACGCCCAGGCGTACATCGCCCTCAACGAGGAGTTCGGACGCTTCTTCCGCGACCATCCGGGCTTCCGTGGCCGGCGCCTGGTGCGCAGCCTGGACGATCCGCAGCACTTCACCCACCTCCGGTTCTTCGACGCGGTCGCCAGCTATGAGCAGTGCACCTCGGCCGAGGGCTATGTCGCGCACACCGAGGCGATGTACGAGCACCTCGAGCCCTACGACTCCTATCCGCGCGAGTACCTGGAGATCGTGATCGACGAGCCCGACCCGAGCGGTTCATGA